In a single window of the Thunnus thynnus chromosome 9, fThuThy2.1, whole genome shotgun sequence genome:
- the LOC137188819 gene encoding protocadherin alpha-2-like, with amino-acid sequence MSVRRHSEYVWIHCVLFLCLCDWSASQLSYSISEEVNKGTVVGNIAKDLNLNVQELETRDLRIVSSYSKKYFDVNLRTGNLFVDNRVDREELCPNTAQCSLRIQAVLSNPMNVHRIEVSVLDINDNSPEFVEQSFSLNIFESLSAGERYLLPVAVDADIGSNSVKTYKLSQNEHFSLDVQSGGEHGVSAELVLQKALDREKQSVITLLLTAVDGGKPARSGTLQIRVNVMDTNDNAPTFSKTLYKVRVSENTAHGAVVIKLNATDLDEGMNSKILYSLVKRGNTDPSNVFDLNSETGEITVKGNLDYEETPAYEVRVQAMDQGHYPRSAHAKLLIEIIDVNDNAPAISVTSLMTPVKEDAELGTIVALVTVSDKDGGNNGVTNCKVMGSVPFKLKSNYKNDYSLVVDGPLDRENTSLYNVTITATDEGSPPLSSVRVITVHVSDVNDNAPRFMEPVINVYVKENSPTGSVIYTINAFDPDLDSNAKLTYTLLDSYPRNIPISSVVNINSETGEIVSLQAFNFEELKTFQFKVQATDSGVPPLSSNVTVNVFILDENDNSPAILAPYSEHGSVNSENIPYSAEAGYFVAKIRAVDADSGYNALLSYHLSEPKGNNLFRIGTSTGEIRTRRRMSDNDLKTHPLVVLVSDNGEPSLSATVSIDVVVVESTADIQTQFRHVPVKEESFSDLNLYLLIAIVSVSAIFLLSLISLIAVKCHRTDGSFGRYGAPMITTHPDGSWSYSKATQQYDVCFSSDTLKSDMVVFPAPFPPVDGELISINGGDTFTRTQTLPNKEKVACAEISSFNNLSE; translated from the exons ATGAGTGTTCGACGACACAGTGAATACGTCTGGattcactgtgttttgtttctttgtctttgtgacTGGTCAGCTTCGCAATTATCTTACTCCATTTCCGAGGAGGTGAACAAAGGCACCGTAGTGGGGAATATCGCAAAGGATTTAAACCTCAATGTACAGGAGCTAGAGACAAGAGACCTACGTATTGTTTCGAGTTACAGTAAGAAATATTTTGACGTGAATTTGCGGACCGGGAACCTCTTTGTTGACAATAGAGTAGACAGAGAGGAGCTTTGTCCGAACACGGCGCAATGCTCCCTAAGAATACAGGCAGTTTTAAGCAATCCAATGAATGTGCACCGCATTGAGGTCAGTGTTTTAGATATAAACGATAACTCGCCTGAATTCGTAGAACAGTCCTTTTCGTTAAATATCTTCGAATCTCTGTCAGCGGGAGAGCGATATCTTCTCCCAGTAGCAGTAGATGCAGACATAGGAAGTAACTCAGTTAAGACCTACAAGCTgagccaaaatgaacacttCTCGCTTGATGTGCAAAGCGGTGGAGAGCACGGTGTGTCTGCTGAGTTAGTGCTGCAGAAAGCTTTAGATCGAGAGAAACAGTCGGTGATCACACTTCTTCTGACCGCCGTAGATGGAGGAAAACCTGCTAGGTCGGGTACATTGCAGATACGCGTAAATGTAATGGATACGAATGATAACGCACCAACTTTTAGTAAAACGCTTTATAAAGTGCGTGTGAGTGAAAATACTGCACACGGAGCAGTGGTAATAAAGTTAAATGCAACTGATTTAGACGAGGGCATGAACAGTAAGATCCTGTATTCCCTGGTCAAACGAGGAAATACTGACCCATCAAATGTTTTTGATCTAAATTCAGAAACTGGAGAAATCACTGTGAAGGGTAATTTAGACTATGAAGAAACGCCTGCTTATGAAGTGAGAGTTCAAGCAATGGATCAAGGCCATTACCCTCGTAGTGCTCATGCTAAACTATTGATAGAGATAATTGATGTGAATGACAATGCCCCAGCAATATCTGTGACGTCACTGATGACCCCAGTAAAAGAAGACGCAGAACTGGGAACAATCGTTGCTTTGGTTACAGTGAGTGATAAAGATGGAGGAAACAATGGTGTAACCAACTGTAAAGTAATGGGGTCTGTTCCATTTAAACTGAAGTCAAACTACAAAAATGACTACTCATTAGTAGTAGACGGACCGCTGGACAGAGAAAACACTTCTCTTTATAATGTCACCATTACAGCCACAGATGAAGGAAGTCCGCCTCTGTCCAGTGTCAGGGTAATTACTGTTCATGTTTCTGATGTCAATGACAACGCACCTCGATTTATGGAGCCTGTAATTAATGTTtatgtgaaagaaaacagtCCGACAGGCTCCGTCATTTATACAATAAATGCTTTTGATCCTGATTTGGACAGTAATGCAAAATTGACTTATACATTGTTAGACAGTTATCCAAGAAATATTCCGATTTCATCAGTTGTAAATATAAACTCTGAGACAGGAGAAATAGTCAGTTTGCAGGCCTTTAATTTCGAGGAGTTAAAAACGTTTCAGTTTAAAGTTCAGGCCACAGACTCTGGTGTTCCTCCGCTCAGCAGCAACGTGACTGTGAACGTTTTTATTCTGGATGAGAATGACAACAGTCCTGCTATTCTGGCGCCCTATTCTGAGCACGGCTCCGTTAACAGTGAGAACATCCCCTATTCTGCTGAAGCGGGCTACTTTGTGGCAAAGATCAGGGCTGTAGACGCAGACTCTGGATACAATGCGCTGCTTTCTTATCACCTGTCTGAGCCCAAAGGAAACAACCTCTTCCGGATCGGAACCAGCACCGGGGAAATCAGGACTAGGAGGAGAATGAGTGACAATGACCTGAAAACTCACCCCTTGGTCGTGTTGGTTTCTGATAACGGAGAACCCTCCCTGTCAGCTACTGTGTCTATTGATGTGGTGGTGGTTGAAAGCACAGCTGACATCCAGACTCAGTTCAGACATGTGCCTGTGAAGGAGGAGAGCTTCTCTGATTTAAACCTGTATCTGCTGATCGCCATTGTGTCGGTGTCAGCGATCTTTCTGCTGAGCCTCATCAGTTTAATAGCTGTCAAATGTCACAGGACAGACGGCAGTTTCGGCAGGTACGGCGCTCCAATGATCACCACCCACCCTGACGGGAGCTGGTCTTACTCTAAAGCTACTCAGCAGTATGACGTGTGTTTCAGCTCAGACACACTCAAGAGTGACATGGTGGTTTTTCCCGCGCCGTTTCCACCTGTAGATGGAGAGCTGATAAGTATTAACGGAGGAGACACTTTTACCAGGACTCAGACATTACCCAACAAAGAGAAG GTGGCCTGTGCCGAAATATCAAGCTTCAACAATCTATCTGAGTAG